In one Ancylothrix sp. D3o genomic region, the following are encoded:
- a CDS encoding site-specific integrase encodes MTHNLNWVANLLSNGQCDHLTLDWAKLRYEHTAALRSVLAETHPPTTGNLKLTAVKQVLKCARKLKLISIDDYEDAVSVAPLTGNTPPRGRLLQPEEIGALIRVCVESKTPAGMRDAAAIACLCAGLRRSEVVALNLKDYNAENGCLLVVEGKGKKTRQAYLPPGGTKLIEDWLGVRGRKAGPLLYRCVGKAIQTERITADALALRLIERGAAAGLGTFSAHDFRRTFISNLLDKGADMVTVQKLAGHADPATTAKYDRRGEEVKRKAVELLDGFGLNPEL; translated from the coding sequence ATGACACATAATCTGAACTGGGTGGCCAATTTATTAAGTAATGGGCAATGTGATCACCTGACTTTGGATTGGGCAAAACTAAGATATGAACACACCGCTGCGCTACGTTCGGTTTTGGCAGAAACACATCCACCAACAACAGGCAACCTGAAGCTGACAGCAGTTAAGCAAGTTCTAAAATGTGCTCGGAAACTGAAGCTGATAAGCATTGATGATTATGAAGATGCAGTGAGTGTTGCTCCCCTAACAGGAAATACACCACCAAGGGGCCGGCTTTTACAACCAGAAGAGATAGGGGCGCTGATCCGGGTATGTGTAGAATCTAAAACGCCAGCCGGGATGAGAGATGCAGCGGCAATTGCCTGTTTATGTGCAGGATTAAGGCGATCTGAAGTAGTAGCACTGAATTTAAAAGATTATAATGCAGAGAACGGCTGTTTATTGGTAGTAGAAGGAAAAGGGAAAAAGACAAGACAGGCGTATTTACCACCGGGGGGCACTAAATTAATTGAAGATTGGTTAGGGGTGAGAGGACGTAAGGCCGGCCCATTACTTTACCGGTGTGTTGGGAAGGCCATTCAAACGGAACGCATAACTGCCGATGCCCTAGCATTAAGGTTGATAGAAAGGGGGGCAGCAGCCGGCCTTGGTACTTTCTCTGCCCATGATTTCCGCCGCACATTTATTAGTAATCTGTTGGATAAGGGCGCGGATATGGTGACGGTACAAAAGTTGGCCGGTCATGCAGACCCGGCGACTACGGCTAAATATGACCGGCGTGGTGAAGAGGTAAAACGTAAAGCTGTCGAATTGTTAGATGGGTTCGGTTTAAATCCTGAATTATAG